Proteins encoded by one window of Glycine soja cultivar W05 chromosome 15, ASM419377v2, whole genome shotgun sequence:
- the LOC114388512 gene encoding serine/arginine-rich splicing factor SR45, which produces MAKPGRGRRSPSGSVSGSSSRSSSPSDSRSSSRSRSLSRSRSPSRSRSSSPSSSSSSRSSRSRSPPPQRRRSPADATRRGRSPPPQSKRASPPPRKPSPVRESLVLHVEKLSRNVNEGHLKEIFSNFGEVISVELAMDRTVNLPKGYGYVQFKTRGDAEKALLYMDGAQIDGNVIKARFTLPPRQKVSPPPKASAVAPKRDTPRADNASADVDKDGPKRQRESSPRRKPPPSPRRRSPVPRRAGSPRRPDSPRRRADSPVRRRLDSPYRRGGDTPPRRRPVSPGRGRSPSPPRRLRSPARLSPRRIRGSPGRRRSPPPPPRRRSPPRRPRSPPRRSPIGRRRTRSPIRRSARSRSRSFSPRRGRPPVRRGRSSSYSDSPSPRKVSRRSKSRSPRRPLRGRGSSNSSSSSSPPPPPPPPTRKP; this is translated from the exons ATGGCGAAACCTGGGCGAGGTCGTCGCTCTCCCTCCGGTTCCGTTTCCGGCTCCTCCTCTCGCTCCTCTTCCCCCTCCGACTCTCGTTCCTCCTCTCGCTCGCGCTCCCTTTCTCGGTCCCGTTCTCCCTCGCGCTCCAGATCCTCTtccccctcctcctcctcttcctcccgAAGCTCCCGCAGCCGCAGCCCTCCCCCGCAGAGGCGCCGAAG TCCTGCTGACGCAACTAGGCGAGGTCGGTCTCCTCCACCTCAGTCTAAGAGAGCTTCACCTCCCCCAAG GAAACCTTCTCCTGTACGCGAGTCACTTGTTCTTCATGTAGAAAAGCTCAGCAGAAATGTCAATGAAGGGCACTTGAAAGAAATTTTCA GTAACTTTGGTGAGGTTATAAGTGTCGAGTTGGCAATGGATCGAACT GTCAATCTTCCAAAAGGGTATGGATATGTGCAGTTCAAGACAAGAGGGGATGCTGAAAAGGCATTATTGTACATGGATGGT GCCCAAATAGATGGCAATGTCATCAAGGCAAGATTTACTCTACCTCCAAGGCAGAAAGTTTCACCACCCCCAAAGGCTTCTGCTGTTGCTCCAAAGAGAGACACCCCCAGGGCTGATAATGCTAGTGCAGATGTTGACAAGGATGGACCAAAGCGGCAAAGAGAAT CTTCTCCTCGTAGAAAACCTCCTCCCTCACCACGGAGGAGATCTCCTGTACCTAGAAGAGCTGGATCTCCAAGACGACCAGATTCTCCACGTCGCCGTGCAGATTCTCCTGTTCGTCGCCGATTAGACTCTCCTTATCGTCGTGGAGGAGACACACCTCCTAGGAGGCGGCCTGTGTCTCCTGGAAGAGGTCGTTCTCCATCTCCACCTAGACGCCTTAGATCCCCTGCAAG GCTGTCACCTAGAAGGATACGTGGAAGTCCAGGTCGAAGACGTTCACCTCCACCTCCTCCCAGGCGCCG ATCACCACCTAGACGACCACGTAGTCCTCCTAGAAGGTCTCCAATTGGTCGTAGACGTACTCGCTCTCCAATACGTAGGTCTGCACGCTCACGCTCAAGGTCATTCTCACCTCGCAG AGGTAGACCACCAGTTAGACGTGGAAGGTCATCATCCTACTCTGATTCACCTAGTCCACGCAAG GTATCCCGGAGATCAAAGAGTCGGAGCCCAAGAAG GCCTTTGAGAGGAAGAGGCAGTagcaacagcagcagcagcagttcaccaccaccaccaccaccaccaccaactcGCAAGCCATAG
- the LOC114387169 gene encoding uncharacterized protein LOC114387169 isoform X2 codes for MADSDPPSLGRVKLTDLVPWNGLASDSYKISVSILSHSLAQFSAVIVQFPASDGAILRSGLESARMYFHQRETYPPADIINPGLPDIFALFGKAARDILDAISYHLNIRSSPFVEIVDNVPLRNREISSSVLSVCCHARPSFQGPQHHNNITTTQEDGQMIMYPDHDHQVDKSLLSLVKSDRAGLHVRDSQGRWILVDGDLGPQEAIVFPGLALYQATAGYVNPALLKTEINMEANMYGRCSLAFKLLPKSMTNLDCSEMRAAGYGIEAQFQLPVPVDDFMQRSHPTDHLFNRPSLQCFNFQPTHDERRKQNPKSKPLPPSKRLRLEAQRVLKERVQDIADKKGIKLRFCNLKECESHIHSIDSPCANIRMEIGWPLGVPFVHPHDLPNKAKLGFLEAYEPGWTEAHQNSDRLVNTQLTLTATLLLQVSCPYDNAYSTLYLKL; via the exons ATGGCAGATAGTGACCCTCCATCTTTAGGTCGTGTGAAGCTTACTGATTTAGTCCCTTGGAACGGGCTAGCATCTGATTCCTATAAAATATCAGTTTCAATTTTGTCACATTCTCTGGCTCAGTTTTCTGCAGTCATCGTTCAGTTTCCAGCAAGTGACGGGGCTATTCTGCGATCTGGTTTAGAATCTGCTCGCATGTATTTCCACCAAAGGGAAACGTATCCACCTGCAGATATAATCAATCCTG GGTTGCCAGACATATTTGCCTTATTTGGAAAAGCAGCAAGGGATATTCTGGATGCAATTAGCTACCATTTGAATATACGCAGCTCTCCGTTTGTAGAAATAGTGGATAATGTTCCACTGAGAAATAGGGAAATTTCATCTTCTGTTTTGTCTGTTTGTTGTCATGCAAGGCCATCATTTCAGGGGCCACAGCATCATAATAATATAACTACTACCCAAGAGGATGGCCAAATGATTATGTATCCTGACCATGATCACCAAGTTGATAAAAGCTTGCTATCGCTTGTTAAGTCCGATAGGGCTGGTTTACATGTAAGAGACTCTCAGGGCCGGTGGATTCTTGTGGACGGAGATCTGGGACCTCAGGAAGCTATTGTTTTTCCTGGGCTTGCTCTTTATCAAGCAACTGCAGGATATGTAAACCCTGCATTGCTCAAAACTGAGATTAATATGGAGGCTAATATGTATGGACGATGTTCTTTAGCCTTCAAACTTTTGCCTAAATCAATGACCAATTTGGATTGTTCAGAAATGCGAGCAGCAGGTTACGGAATTGAAGCTCAGTTTCAGCTTCCTGTCCCAGTGGATGATTTTATGCAAAGATCTCACCCAACAGATCATCTCTTTAACAGGCCTAGTTTGCAGTGCTTCAATTTCCAACCAACACATGATG AGAGAAGGAAGCAAAATCCCAAAAGCAAACCTTTGCCACCTTCCAAGAGGTTAAGGCTTGAGGCTCAAAGAGTTTTGAAAGAAAGGGTCCAGGATATTGCTGATAAGAAAGGCATCAAGCTGCGGTTCTGTAATCTCAAGGAATGTGAAAGTCACATTCACAGCATTGATAGCCCATGTGCAAATATACGAATGGAGATAGGGTGGCCACTTGGTGTTCCATTTGTCCATCCCCATGATTTACCTAACAAGGCAAAGCTGGGTTTTCTTGAAGCGTATGAACCTGGTTGGACAGAAGCCCATCAAAACTCAGACAGGCTAGTCAACACTCAGCTAACTTTAACTGCAACTCTCCTTTTGCAAGTTTCATGTCCATATGATAATGCATATTCtactttatatttaaaactGTAA
- the LOC114387169 gene encoding uncharacterized protein LOC114387169 isoform X3 has product MADSDPPSLGRVKLTDLVPWNGLASDSYKISVSILSHSLAQFSAVIVQFPASDGAILRSGLESARMYFHQRETYPPADIINPAGLPDIFALFGKAARDILDAISYHLNIRSSPFVEIVDNVPLRNREISSSVLSVCCHARPSFQGPQHHNNITTTQEDGQMIMYPDHDHQVDKSLLSLVKSDRAGLHVRDSQGRWILVDGDLGPQEAIVFPGLALYQATAGYVNPALLKTEINMEANMYGRCSLAFKLLPKSMTNLDCSEMRAAGYGIEAQFQLPVPVDDFMQRSHPTDHLFNRPSLQCFNFQPTHDERRKQNPKSKPLPPSKRLRLEAQRVLKERVQDIADKKGIKLRFCNLKECESHIHSIDSPCANIRMEIGWPLGVPFVHPHDLPNKAKLGFLEAYEPGWTEAHQNSDRNQSPLTSNVWAA; this is encoded by the exons ATGGCAGATAGTGACCCTCCATCTTTAGGTCGTGTGAAGCTTACTGATTTAGTCCCTTGGAACGGGCTAGCATCTGATTCCTATAAAATATCAGTTTCAATTTTGTCACATTCTCTGGCTCAGTTTTCTGCAGTCATCGTTCAGTTTCCAGCAAGTGACGGGGCTATTCTGCGATCTGGTTTAGAATCTGCTCGCATGTATTTCCACCAAAGGGAAACGTATCCACCTGCAGATATAATCAATCCTG caGGGTTGCCAGACATATTTGCCTTATTTGGAAAAGCAGCAAGGGATATTCTGGATGCAATTAGCTACCATTTGAATATACGCAGCTCTCCGTTTGTAGAAATAGTGGATAATGTTCCACTGAGAAATAGGGAAATTTCATCTTCTGTTTTGTCTGTTTGTTGTCATGCAAGGCCATCATTTCAGGGGCCACAGCATCATAATAATATAACTACTACCCAAGAGGATGGCCAAATGATTATGTATCCTGACCATGATCACCAAGTTGATAAAAGCTTGCTATCGCTTGTTAAGTCCGATAGGGCTGGTTTACATGTAAGAGACTCTCAGGGCCGGTGGATTCTTGTGGACGGAGATCTGGGACCTCAGGAAGCTATTGTTTTTCCTGGGCTTGCTCTTTATCAAGCAACTGCAGGATATGTAAACCCTGCATTGCTCAAAACTGAGATTAATATGGAGGCTAATATGTATGGACGATGTTCTTTAGCCTTCAAACTTTTGCCTAAATCAATGACCAATTTGGATTGTTCAGAAATGCGAGCAGCAGGTTACGGAATTGAAGCTCAGTTTCAGCTTCCTGTCCCAGTGGATGATTTTATGCAAAGATCTCACCCAACAGATCATCTCTTTAACAGGCCTAGTTTGCAGTGCTTCAATTTCCAACCAACACATGATG AGAGAAGGAAGCAAAATCCCAAAAGCAAACCTTTGCCACCTTCCAAGAGGTTAAGGCTTGAGGCTCAAAGAGTTTTGAAAGAAAGGGTCCAGGATATTGCTGATAAGAAAGGCATCAAGCTGCGGTTCTGTAATCTCAAGGAATGTGAAAGTCACATTCACAGCATTGATAGCCCATGTGCAAATATACGAATGGAGATAGGGTGGCCACTTGGTGTTCCATTTGTCCATCCCCATGATTTACCTAACAAGGCAAAGCTGGGTTTTCTTGAAGCGTATGAACCTGGTTGGACAGAAGCCCATCAAAACTCAGACAG GAATCAGTCCCCCCTGACTTCCAACGTATGGGCAGCATAA
- the LOC114387169 gene encoding uncharacterized protein LOC114387169 isoform X1: MADSDPPSLGRVKLTDLVPWNGLASDSYKISVSILSHSLAQFSAVIVQFPASDGAILRSGLESARMYFHQRETYPPADIINPAGLPDIFALFGKAARDILDAISYHLNIRSSPFVEIVDNVPLRNREISSSVLSVCCHARPSFQGPQHHNNITTTQEDGQMIMYPDHDHQVDKSLLSLVKSDRAGLHVRDSQGRWILVDGDLGPQEAIVFPGLALYQATAGYVNPALLKTEINMEANMYGRCSLAFKLLPKSMTNLDCSEMRAAGYGIEAQFQLPVPVDDFMQRSHPTDHLFNRPSLQCFNFQPTHDERRKQNPKSKPLPPSKRLRLEAQRVLKERVQDIADKKGIKLRFCNLKECESHIHSIDSPCANIRMEIGWPLGVPFVHPHDLPNKAKLGFLEAYEPGWTEAHQNSDRLVNTQLTLTATLLLQVSCPYDNAYSTLYLKL; the protein is encoded by the exons ATGGCAGATAGTGACCCTCCATCTTTAGGTCGTGTGAAGCTTACTGATTTAGTCCCTTGGAACGGGCTAGCATCTGATTCCTATAAAATATCAGTTTCAATTTTGTCACATTCTCTGGCTCAGTTTTCTGCAGTCATCGTTCAGTTTCCAGCAAGTGACGGGGCTATTCTGCGATCTGGTTTAGAATCTGCTCGCATGTATTTCCACCAAAGGGAAACGTATCCACCTGCAGATATAATCAATCCTG caGGGTTGCCAGACATATTTGCCTTATTTGGAAAAGCAGCAAGGGATATTCTGGATGCAATTAGCTACCATTTGAATATACGCAGCTCTCCGTTTGTAGAAATAGTGGATAATGTTCCACTGAGAAATAGGGAAATTTCATCTTCTGTTTTGTCTGTTTGTTGTCATGCAAGGCCATCATTTCAGGGGCCACAGCATCATAATAATATAACTACTACCCAAGAGGATGGCCAAATGATTATGTATCCTGACCATGATCACCAAGTTGATAAAAGCTTGCTATCGCTTGTTAAGTCCGATAGGGCTGGTTTACATGTAAGAGACTCTCAGGGCCGGTGGATTCTTGTGGACGGAGATCTGGGACCTCAGGAAGCTATTGTTTTTCCTGGGCTTGCTCTTTATCAAGCAACTGCAGGATATGTAAACCCTGCATTGCTCAAAACTGAGATTAATATGGAGGCTAATATGTATGGACGATGTTCTTTAGCCTTCAAACTTTTGCCTAAATCAATGACCAATTTGGATTGTTCAGAAATGCGAGCAGCAGGTTACGGAATTGAAGCTCAGTTTCAGCTTCCTGTCCCAGTGGATGATTTTATGCAAAGATCTCACCCAACAGATCATCTCTTTAACAGGCCTAGTTTGCAGTGCTTCAATTTCCAACCAACACATGATG AGAGAAGGAAGCAAAATCCCAAAAGCAAACCTTTGCCACCTTCCAAGAGGTTAAGGCTTGAGGCTCAAAGAGTTTTGAAAGAAAGGGTCCAGGATATTGCTGATAAGAAAGGCATCAAGCTGCGGTTCTGTAATCTCAAGGAATGTGAAAGTCACATTCACAGCATTGATAGCCCATGTGCAAATATACGAATGGAGATAGGGTGGCCACTTGGTGTTCCATTTGTCCATCCCCATGATTTACCTAACAAGGCAAAGCTGGGTTTTCTTGAAGCGTATGAACCTGGTTGGACAGAAGCCCATCAAAACTCAGACAGGCTAGTCAACACTCAGCTAACTTTAACTGCAACTCTCCTTTTGCAAGTTTCATGTCCATATGATAATGCATATTCtactttatatttaaaactGTAA
- the LOC114387170 gene encoding protein Iojap, chloroplastic-like, whose amino-acid sequence MLPSSTVLSLAGTGAGVPVSFSGKLGHLETKFSPRPRKVFSRSCIKGLPLQQNTVNGLKSKKRNTHSSFALGKNAEDSFLSDVNGDTDEMYDELINNYGKVVFSRKDKKPASAEIDDDAESLSFAVELATVASEVKAGDIKVLFVKPLVYWTRFFIIATAFSRPQIDAIGSRIRDRAEKKYGKIPTGDTKPNSWTLLDFGDVVVHIFLPSQRAFYNLEEFYGNATPVELPFENQPPPFRI is encoded by the exons ATGCTACCATCATCCACTGTCCTGTCTCTCGCCGGAACCGGCGCCGGCGTTCCGGTGAGCTTTTCCGGCAAACTGGGTCACCTCGAAACCAAGTTTTCTCCAAGACCCAGAAAGGTTTTCAGCCGTTCGTGCATAAAGgggcttcctttacaacaaaacaCCGTCAATGGTTTAAAATCGAAGAAGAGAAACACACATTCGAGCTTCGCGTTGGGTAAAAATGCCGAAGACAGCTTTTTATcg GATGTAAATGGAGACACCGATGAGATGTAcgatgaattaattaataattatggaAAAGTGGTATTTAGTAGAAAAGACAAAAAGCCTGCTAGCGCAGAGATTGACGATGATGCTGAAAGCCTGTCAT TTGCTGTGGAATTGGCCACGGTTGCAAGTGAGGTTAAGGCAGGAGATATAAAGGTCTTATTTGTGAAGCCACTTGTTTACTGGACTCGATTTTTTATCATAGCTACAGCATTTTCTCGTCCCCAGATTGATGCTATCGG GTCCAGAATTAGAGATCGAGCTGAGAAGAAATATGGAAAAATTCCAACCGGAGACACAAAACCCAACTCATGGACTCTGTTGGACTTCG GTGATGTTGTTGTCCACATCTTCCTTCCCTCACAGAGAGCTTTCTACAATTTGGAAGAATTTTATGGTAATGCAACACCAGTAGAGCTGCCTTTTGAAAATCAACCACCACCATTTCGCATTTGA